In Methanosarcina siciliae T4/M, one genomic interval encodes:
- a CDS encoding SAM-dependent methyltransferase yields MTRSYFPSIFSHTSKPRLFEPGEPEFWNDPHISKSMLEAHLDQNHDGASRKTAEIEKTVHHLTGSGFLKTGDRVLDPGCGPGLYSSRLCMEGVQVTGIDISRRSIDYARNLAEKEQLDIDYVCTDYFDIEYEETFDVVLQIYGEICTFSEEKLDLLLNLIRRALKDEGIFIFDVSTRALRMREGLKNRWYVSEDGFWRPGKHLVLEEGFDYPENDTRMNQYIIADEDGAVKTYRLWIHDYSLETISLALEQSGFEVEQVWNSLSGETYGEGGDWIAIAARKV; encoded by the coding sequence ATGACCCGGAGTTACTTCCCCAGCATCTTCTCCCACACTTCAAAACCCCGTCTTTTCGAACCCGGGGAACCCGAATTCTGGAATGACCCTCATATCTCAAAGAGCATGCTTGAAGCTCACCTTGACCAGAACCATGATGGGGCAAGCCGGAAAACTGCAGAAATCGAAAAAACGGTTCACCACCTTACAGGTTCAGGTTTCCTGAAAACAGGAGATAGGGTGCTCGACCCTGGATGCGGCCCGGGTCTGTATAGCAGCAGGTTATGCATGGAAGGCGTGCAGGTCACAGGAATCGATATATCCCGGAGATCTATAGACTATGCCCGCAATCTGGCTGAAAAGGAGCAGCTTGATATTGATTATGTCTGCACTGATTATTTCGACATCGAGTATGAGGAAACCTTTGATGTCGTGCTTCAGATATACGGGGAAATCTGTACTTTTTCCGAGGAAAAACTAGACCTTCTCCTGAACCTCATCCGCAGGGCATTGAAGGATGAAGGGATTTTCATCTTTGATGTGTCTACACGAGCGCTTCGAATGCGGGAAGGGCTTAAGAACAGGTGGTACGTCTCAGAAGACGGCTTCTGGAGGCCCGGCAAGCACCTCGTGCTGGAAGAAGGATTCGATTACCCGGAAAATGACACCCGGATGAACCAGTATATCATCGCAGACGAAGATGGAGCGGTAAAGACATACAGGCTCTGGATACATGATTATTCCCTTGAAACAATAAGCCTGGCGCTTGAGCAGAGCGGATTTGAAGTTGAGCAGGTATGGAACAGTCTTTCGGGAGAAACGTACGGAGAAGGCGGAGACTGGATAGCCATAGCTGCGAGGAAAGTCTAG
- a CDS encoding tetratricopeptide repeat protein: MATDFKKNPGRTGKEGRPDRAGKTGKKGAGKKGRTPRTGAGRADKSSETAYDRLKKALEPYQKTLETNPENAAAWAGKGSVFLRHRMYKDSLKAYEKALEIEPENPAYLYEKGFVLLQLNREEDALQTFDRLLEIKQDHDKAWNLKTSVLCRLGQHEKALAASENALASNPKLAGAWHAKGTVLSDLGRYEEAITAYDAALKINPNLARAWEGKAFALYSLDRPVEAAIAYDSALKINPDNAKTRVGKAMVHLKLGKYKKALEPCNKAISIKPDLAEAWYCKGMILAGLEKDDEALGAFERALRIRPDYPDARQARNSISSKLGIDFDEEEDEEETEEEKPRARRSFWTRKEPTSEIVKRSRGQEREQRGGAKRGEGTRKGPKGEGAKKSGWERKEPKGEGTKKSGWARQEPKGEGTDKSRGQEKRQRRKVVRKNLGKGGEKKK, from the coding sequence ATGGCAACTGATTTTAAAAAAAATCCAGGCAGGACAGGCAAGGAAGGCAGGCCAGACAGAGCAGGCAAAACAGGAAAAAAAGGCGCAGGCAAGAAAGGCAGAACCCCTAGGACCGGTGCGGGCAGGGCAGACAAATCCAGTGAAACAGCATATGACCGCCTGAAAAAAGCCCTTGAGCCTTATCAAAAAACCCTGGAGACAAACCCTGAGAATGCAGCCGCCTGGGCAGGTAAAGGCTCGGTTTTTCTGAGGCACAGGATGTATAAGGATTCCCTGAAAGCCTATGAAAAAGCCCTTGAGATCGAACCTGAAAATCCCGCCTACCTCTACGAAAAAGGTTTCGTGCTCCTTCAGCTCAACAGGGAAGAAGATGCCCTGCAGACGTTTGACAGGCTGCTTGAGATAAAGCAGGATCATGACAAGGCCTGGAACCTGAAAACCTCCGTCCTCTGCAGGCTCGGACAGCATGAAAAAGCCCTTGCAGCCTCTGAAAATGCCCTTGCTTCAAACCCCAAACTGGCTGGCGCCTGGCATGCAAAGGGCACTGTCCTTTCTGACCTGGGCAGATATGAGGAGGCCATAACAGCCTATGATGCCGCTCTTAAAATAAACCCTAACCTCGCCCGCGCCTGGGAAGGGAAAGCCTTTGCTCTCTACAGCCTGGACCGTCCGGTTGAAGCTGCAATAGCTTACGATTCCGCCCTCAAGATAAACCCGGACAATGCAAAGACCCGGGTCGGGAAAGCAATGGTCCACCTCAAGCTCGGTAAATATAAAAAAGCACTTGAGCCCTGCAATAAAGCTATCTCAATCAAACCAGATTTAGCCGAAGCCTGGTACTGCAAGGGTATGATTCTTGCCGGTCTTGAAAAAGACGACGAAGCCCTCGGAGCCTTTGAAAGAGCCCTCCGGATCCGGCCGGACTATCCCGATGCCCGACAGGCAAGAAACTCCATAAGTTCCAAACTCGGAATCGACTTCGATGAAGAGGAAGACGAAGAGGAAACGGAAGAAGAAAAGCCGAGAGCCAGGAGGAGCTTCTGGACAAGAAAAGAGCCCACAAGCGAGATAGTGAAGAGAAGCCGGGGACAGGAAAGAGAGCAGAGAGGAGGAGCTAAAAGAGGAGAAGGGACAAGAAAGGGGCCAAAAGGAGAAGGAGCTAAAAAAAGCGGATGGGAAAGGAAAGAGCCGAAAGGAGAGGGAACTAAGAAGAGCGGATGGGCAAGGCAAGAACCAAAAGGTGAGGGAACTGATAAAAGCAGGGGCCAGGAAAAAAGGCAAAGAAGAAAAGTTGTCAGGAAAAATCTTGGAAAAGGAGGAGAGAAAAAGAAGTAA
- a CDS encoding hydrolase has product MTSETETPECCPPFDPAPWDGKLFEWKNKKFIKDSVTTQNYMPLNFGEVVMRMNEKVARAGAEIPDWLCLSDHTSESNMDLYLAVDREVEGAENLTLSGKFLSKVYEGDFEKTGEWCADFEGYAKGQGLEIKKWYMWYTTCPACAEKYGKNYVVIIAEVQ; this is encoded by the coding sequence ATGACCAGCGAAACCGAAACTCCGGAATGTTGTCCTCCGTTTGACCCCGCCCCCTGGGACGGCAAACTCTTTGAATGGAAGAATAAAAAGTTCATCAAAGATTCCGTGACCACTCAGAATTACATGCCCCTGAACTTCGGGGAAGTAGTTATGAGGATGAACGAAAAAGTTGCCAGGGCAGGGGCTGAAATTCCTGACTGGCTCTGCCTGTCGGACCACACATCAGAAAGCAATATGGACCTCTATCTGGCTGTTGATAGAGAGGTCGAGGGAGCTGAAAACCTGACCCTGAGCGGGAAGTTTTTGAGCAAAGTCTACGAGGGAGATTTTGAAAAAACAGGGGAATGGTGTGCGGACTTTGAAGGGTATGCAAAAGGGCAGGGGCTTGAAATTAAGAAATGGTATATGTGGTATACCACCTGTCCGGCCTGTGCCGAAAAATACGGGAAGAATTATGTTGTGATTATTGCAGAAGTCCAATAA
- a CDS encoding TIGR00341 family protein: MRIVQVLIPVGKREPVLAVLDNEKIDYAVWDETGRGEFEALVQFPIPPIGVEPVLEKLREAGIRENAYTIVLSPETVVSSRLEALKKRYSGLRISREELIARAEDLAPATSTFCAFLVLSTIIATGGLLLDSAATIIGAMVVAPLMGPAISASVGTVIDERKLTTRGIKLQVGGLLLAILVAAAIGAIVKGTLLLPPGLDIRDIGQIAERTSPNFLSLFLALGSGLAGAISIMRGSGSTLVGVAIAVALVPPAATSGLGFAWGFYDIALTAAVLVLVNLLAINVSALILFWISGFRPAEEKAVGRARAEVISRAAVLAIAIAFLSIILALVTYTSFQAALVEQQVNQELEIMFEEPEYAEAGFILSGIINIDYKPEDILLEMIVDLIPTVPLQKKPVIVNFVVGYQAGEEIPPDIASTAEERLKEVTGKEVEVTVGFAIAQQTSD, encoded by the coding sequence ATGCGTATTGTCCAGGTACTTATTCCGGTGGGGAAACGAGAGCCGGTCCTGGCCGTGCTTGACAACGAGAAGATCGACTATGCGGTCTGGGACGAAACAGGGAGAGGGGAGTTCGAAGCCCTGGTACAGTTCCCCATACCTCCTATCGGGGTCGAGCCTGTGCTCGAAAAGCTGCGTGAAGCGGGAATCCGCGAAAATGCATACACAATCGTCCTGTCACCCGAGACGGTTGTTTCCTCACGCCTGGAAGCGTTGAAGAAACGTTATTCCGGACTTCGCATTTCCAGGGAAGAACTCATCGCACGTGCGGAAGACCTCGCACCCGCAACTTCCACTTTTTGTGCTTTTCTTGTCCTGAGCACTATTATCGCTACAGGAGGGCTGCTACTTGACTCTGCTGCAACAATCATAGGGGCAATGGTGGTTGCCCCGCTCATGGGCCCGGCAATCTCAGCCAGCGTCGGGACAGTCATCGATGAGAGAAAACTTACCACCCGTGGTATAAAACTACAGGTAGGAGGGCTCCTGCTTGCAATCCTGGTCGCTGCTGCGATAGGCGCAATCGTGAAAGGAACACTGCTTTTGCCTCCTGGTCTCGATATCCGCGACATAGGCCAGATTGCTGAGCGTACCAGCCCTAACTTCCTGTCCCTCTTCCTTGCGCTGGGCTCAGGGCTTGCCGGCGCCATAAGCATTATGCGGGGCTCAGGTTCGACCCTTGTGGGGGTGGCAATTGCCGTTGCCCTCGTTCCTCCGGCTGCAACATCGGGGCTCGGGTTTGCCTGGGGATTCTATGATATTGCGCTGACAGCGGCTGTACTGGTGCTCGTGAACCTGCTTGCCATCAACGTATCTGCCCTCATCCTGTTCTGGATTTCAGGCTTTCGTCCGGCTGAGGAAAAAGCTGTTGGTCGTGCACGCGCCGAGGTGATCTCGCGTGCAGCAGTTCTTGCTATTGCAATCGCCTTCCTCTCCATAATCCTCGCTCTTGTTACTTACACATCCTTCCAGGCCGCCCTTGTTGAACAGCAGGTTAACCAGGAACTTGAGATAATGTTTGAAGAACCCGAATATGCAGAAGCAGGATTTATACTGAGCGGGATCATAAATATAGACTATAAACCCGAAGACATCCTGCTGGAAATGATCGTCGACCTCATACCCACAGTACCCCTGCAGAAAAAACCGGTCATTGTGAATTTTGTCGTGGGGTATCAAGCCGGGGAAGAAATTCCTCCTGATATTGCCAGCACAGCTGAAGAACGACTGAAAGAAGTCACTGGCAAGGAAGTTGAAGTCACTGTCGGCTTTGCCATAGCTCAGCAGACATCAGATTAA
- a CDS encoding nSTAND3 domain-containing NTPase, with the protein MVDTKEYYLCYIDILGFENRAKGIVDTYDLHDQNIEPSHIRHKLRQLLKNKVEDLKKRKSFIGISTGRDDWLIVSEDFQKLLISISEIIELQQDFPFEIALGSVSYQENTDFNSDSFIDEDSTIYFLKNNIIGEYSKFYKATHNESTRTTFILFTENLYQKLDYCDQEIFNPQEYKKKYLYYVDTVSFKRWAKSLNFLNTLGIPKGSIYEGIDRLFVIPKEYDEIKKILENNKVVVITGNPESGKTFTAVRLLWEYYLKEYQPVWKRAENSLHEKKKGFEKIDSDLKEKQIFYFEDPFGENKYEKIELLEKEIKAIIDKIREFENIYLIITSRSEVFQEFNSHNYSIDFGKVVQKLNAKSNFQDYNEREKLLLMWAKKNRCIWLSDVELKTYILEQLKLPISLPTPLRIRDFCVTSRNITDSAILHEKIIEKSRDAAVSFADEISTLSEDKILFLSFPFTSGSFKLEFVKEKYIEMVQEFGIKDALSSSSVIEWFRGDKIEIFNDRIRFSHPTYLQSLKYLLTAKECSTTIFPEIYSKFLWKLAEDENAAGYISRVIADNYSNLPNEIQGLLFTLAKSDSAKRSVVRTLVYNYSNLPKEAQTLLHDLYMEEGLKKDIARAITDYFYVVPEELKTLLFDMSHDNKVAGHLARALTDNYNNLSDEAKNLIIEIYKTENFDKDIARAIIENYRVLPDHLKCVLFNMLEKEEYRSHIAKAIADKCQNIPTDVFEYSLLKLSNDEKCEKFVARAIIKNFDNTSDKLKNILYKCLDDSPNTKYIVQSIEMNFEKLSADSRAIILSQLSNNEKTAKYAAKISSKL; encoded by the coding sequence ATGGTGGATACAAAAGAGTATTATCTTTGTTACATTGACATATTAGGATTCGAAAATCGTGCTAAAGGAATCGTAGATACATATGATCTACATGATCAAAATATAGAGCCCAGCCATATAAGACATAAATTAAGACAACTTCTAAAAAATAAAGTAGAAGATCTTAAAAAGAGGAAATCTTTTATTGGAATAAGTACGGGGCGCGATGATTGGTTAATAGTTTCGGAAGATTTTCAGAAATTGCTTATTTCTATTTCTGAAATTATAGAACTACAACAAGATTTTCCTTTTGAAATCGCTCTGGGCAGTGTAAGTTATCAAGAAAATACAGATTTTAATAGTGACTCCTTTATTGACGAAGACTCTACCATTTATTTTTTAAAAAATAATATTATTGGTGAATACAGCAAATTTTATAAAGCCACTCATAACGAATCAACTAGGACTACTTTTATTTTATTCACAGAGAATTTATACCAAAAATTGGACTACTGTGACCAGGAAATCTTTAATCCACAAGAATATAAAAAGAAATATTTATATTATGTTGACACCGTGAGCTTCAAAAGATGGGCAAAAAGTCTTAACTTCTTAAATACACTCGGGATTCCTAAAGGCTCAATATATGAGGGAATAGACAGACTTTTCGTTATTCCCAAAGAATATGATGAAATAAAGAAAATCCTAGAAAACAATAAAGTTGTCGTTATTACTGGAAATCCCGAATCTGGCAAAACGTTTACTGCTGTCAGGCTTTTATGGGAATATTACTTAAAAGAGTATCAGCCTGTATGGAAAAGGGCAGAGAACTCATTACATGAAAAGAAAAAAGGGTTTGAAAAAATCGACTCTGATCTAAAGGAAAAACAGATATTTTATTTTGAAGATCCCTTTGGAGAAAATAAGTACGAAAAAATAGAATTACTGGAAAAAGAGATTAAAGCAATAATAGATAAAATTCGTGAATTTGAGAACATATATTTAATAATAACTTCTAGAAGTGAGGTTTTTCAAGAGTTCAATTCTCACAACTACTCTATTGATTTCGGAAAGGTTGTGCAAAAGCTCAATGCGAAAAGTAACTTTCAAGATTATAATGAAAGAGAAAAGCTTCTTCTCATGTGGGCGAAAAAAAATAGATGCATATGGCTATCTGATGTAGAACTTAAAACTTACATCTTGGAGCAACTAAAATTACCTATCAGTCTGCCAACTCCCCTCCGGATTAGAGATTTTTGCGTTACAAGTCGCAATATCACAGACTCTGCAATTTTGCATGAAAAGATAATTGAAAAGTCAAGAGATGCAGCTGTAAGTTTTGCGGATGAAATTAGCACTCTTTCAGAAGATAAAATCTTATTTTTGTCGTTTCCTTTTACATCGGGTTCCTTTAAACTGGAGTTCGTTAAAGAAAAATATATTGAAATGGTTCAAGAATTTGGAATCAAAGATGCTTTGAGTTCCTCTTCGGTTATTGAATGGTTTAGAGGCGATAAAATCGAGATTTTTAATGACCGAATAAGATTTTCACATCCAACATACCTTCAATCCTTAAAATATCTACTTACAGCAAAAGAATGTTCCACAACTATTTTTCCAGAAATCTATTCTAAGTTTTTATGGAAATTAGCTGAAGACGAAAATGCTGCAGGTTATATTTCGAGGGTTATAGCAGATAATTACAGCAATCTTCCAAATGAAATTCAGGGTTTACTTTTCACATTGGCAAAAAGTGATAGTGCAAAAAGATCTGTAGTTCGGACTCTTGTATATAATTACTCAAATCTCCCAAAAGAAGCACAGACCCTACTACATGATTTATATATGGAAGAGGGACTGAAAAAAGATATTGCAAGAGCTATAACGGATTATTTTTATGTCGTTCCCGAAGAATTGAAGACATTACTGTTTGATATGTCGCATGATAATAAAGTTGCAGGCCACCTGGCACGAGCCTTGACAGATAATTACAATAATCTTTCAGATGAGGCAAAGAATTTAATAATTGAAATTTACAAAACAGAGAACTTTGACAAGGACATAGCTCGTGCTATCATTGAAAATTATAGAGTTCTTCCTGATCACTTAAAGTGTGTACTCTTTAATATGTTAGAAAAAGAAGAATATAGATCCCATATCGCAAAGGCAATTGCAGATAAATGTCAAAATATTCCTACTGATGTCTTTGAATATAGTTTATTAAAACTTTCAAATGATGAAAAATGTGAAAAATTTGTTGCAAGAGCTATTATTAAAAATTTTGACAACACATCCGATAAACTAAAAAACATTTTGTATAAGTGTCTTGACGATTCTCCGAATACTAAGTACATTGTACAATCTATTGAAATGAATTTTGAAAAGCTTTCAGCAGATTCACGTGCAATTATATTATCCCAATTATCCAATAATGAGAAAACTGCAAAGTACGCCGCTAAAATATCATCAAAATTATAA
- a CDS encoding RAMP superfamily CRISPR-associated protein, with amino-acid sequence MGYTCFEIRFKAKSPIFIGSRKIGFIQQARRYIPGKTMWGALTANAARKLIDEGIKYNPKVYEEVGKCIERYVKNTYFFPEITDQENGNIQHTFNPIFTQEGLKYGKCSEREFESTFISSFVSTATVGNRNSAMDESLHETEYILNKVNCKTLDKINCGVMQVYWKGYLFVKEDISEKCSVKNSEKFEEIELGYENTSIKLFEALNEIHVGGDLRYGFGKLELRITEVKKIERTPVFDWFLESAEDRLIFNKDNGNKGVPIFGHLLLDSEKSIKYRGELEPLVGRMYDLKKGFGRYLSSNGVAFVPGTCFEEKINKIELGSFGLLKFANLE; translated from the coding sequence ATGGGTTATACATGCTTTGAGATAAGATTTAAAGCAAAATCTCCTATCTTCATCGGCAGTCGAAAAATAGGATTTATTCAGCAAGCCCGGAGGTATATCCCTGGTAAAACAATGTGGGGCGCTCTAACCGCAAACGCGGCAAGAAAATTAATTGACGAAGGAATAAAATACAATCCCAAAGTTTACGAAGAGGTTGGGAAATGTATTGAAAGATATGTAAAAAATACGTATTTCTTTCCAGAGATTACAGACCAAGAAAATGGGAACATTCAACATACATTTAATCCAATCTTTACGCAAGAAGGCTTAAAATATGGCAAGTGTTCCGAAAGAGAATTTGAATCCACTTTCATTAGCTCTTTTGTTTCCACAGCAACAGTAGGAAACAGGAACTCGGCAATGGATGAAAGTTTGCATGAGACCGAATATATCTTGAACAAGGTAAATTGCAAAACTTTGGATAAAATAAATTGTGGAGTTATGCAGGTTTATTGGAAAGGGTATCTTTTTGTGAAAGAAGACATTTCTGAAAAATGTTCTGTAAAAAACAGCGAAAAATTTGAAGAGATAGAACTTGGGTATGAGAATACCTCAATAAAGTTGTTTGAAGCTTTAAATGAAATCCATGTTGGGGGAGATCTTAGATATGGATTCGGGAAATTGGAATTGAGAATAACTGAAGTGAAAAAGATTGAGCGTACCCCTGTTTTTGACTGGTTTCTTGAAAGCGCTGAAGATCGTTTGATTTTCAACAAAGATAATGGTAATAAAGGAGTTCCTATATTCGGCCATCTGTTACTGGACTCTGAGAAATCTATAAAATATAGAGGTGAGCTTGAGCCACTTGTAGGAAGAATGTACGATCTGAAAAAGGGTTTTGGAAGGTATTTGAGTTCAAATGGGGTTGCGTTTGTTCCGGGTACTTGCTTTGAAGAAAAAATTAACAAGATTGAACTTGGTTCCTTTGGGCTGCTTAAATTTGCGAATTTAGAGTGA
- a CDS encoding IS1634 family transposase, with protein MVFLRKKLVNGKPYWYIVESARVDGKVKTIFQVYLGSAEKILEMKRQCESLPYDKLRSFDYGKLAALLHVNEELGFIDIVNKHTDKKLIDGLSVGEYLLLDVIGKSHGVLSENGIEEWFKKSPLAFMWKFPHKLNCQNFLNQMNYVDLDTMKKIVDDLCRVLVGKGLTPSIMFVDESNWFTYANNYDDESELLHKGYNKKHRKDKNQICVSLAVNEDNIPFIHETYPGNVHDSEEFSGIVDKIINRLTELNICSEDLVLVFDKGNNSKDNIEKVTSKMSFVGSAKTNQAEELLDVPLSKYECLYKNSKGNKIFGYRTKHQFYGAEYTTVITYNEGTYKLQKSTYETNKSRIIDSLEDLQRRLESSKGKERNRSSVEREVAGIILKKCNSVIKYEIIDALEGKNFPQLKFWIDEENEKKCEKTFGKNVLFTDKQKWQTKKIVKTYNSKNLVEDDFKLLNDHLLVPVGPVYHHKDENIRVHVFLAMAGLLFYRYLAWETKMYGFSLKKLIEKLSEIKIAVVQEKESKKSKIIVEEMDTKQASLFSFLNMEKYLPY; from the coding sequence ATGGTATTTTTAAGAAAGAAACTCGTCAATGGGAAACCTTACTGGTATATAGTAGAATCTGCCAGAGTTGATGGAAAGGTAAAAACCATTTTTCAGGTTTATCTGGGTAGCGCAGAAAAAATACTTGAGATGAAAAGGCAATGTGAATCATTGCCCTATGATAAACTTAGATCCTTTGATTACGGCAAGCTTGCCGCACTTCTTCATGTGAATGAAGAACTTGGATTCATTGACATAGTTAACAAGCATACTGACAAAAAATTAATAGATGGATTGAGTGTTGGAGAATACCTCTTACTTGATGTAATCGGAAAAAGTCACGGCGTTTTAAGTGAAAACGGGATTGAAGAGTGGTTCAAAAAATCCCCTTTAGCTTTCATGTGGAAATTCCCGCACAAGTTAAATTGTCAGAATTTTTTGAACCAAATGAATTATGTCGACTTAGATACTATGAAAAAGATTGTAGACGATCTCTGCAGAGTTCTTGTAGGAAAGGGATTAACTCCATCAATAATGTTTGTGGATGAATCAAACTGGTTTACATATGCTAACAATTATGATGACGAGAGCGAACTGCTTCATAAAGGATATAACAAAAAGCATAGGAAAGACAAAAATCAAATATGTGTTTCGCTAGCTGTAAACGAGGATAACATACCTTTTATTCATGAAACATATCCTGGAAATGTTCATGACTCTGAAGAATTTTCAGGCATAGTAGATAAAATCATAAACAGACTGACTGAATTAAATATCTGTTCTGAAGATCTTGTTCTTGTTTTCGATAAGGGTAACAACTCAAAAGATAACATTGAAAAGGTAACCTCAAAAATGAGTTTTGTAGGATCTGCAAAAACAAATCAAGCCGAGGAGCTTCTCGATGTTCCGCTTTCCAAATATGAGTGTTTATACAAGAATTCGAAAGGTAACAAAATTTTTGGATACAGAACAAAACACCAGTTTTACGGAGCAGAATATACAACCGTAATAACCTACAACGAAGGAACTTACAAGCTTCAAAAGAGCACTTATGAAACAAACAAATCAAGAATAATTGATAGTTTGGAGGATCTCCAGAGAAGATTAGAAAGCAGTAAAGGAAAAGAAAGAAACAGGAGCAGCGTAGAACGTGAGGTTGCAGGAATTATTCTGAAAAAATGCAATAGCGTTATAAAATATGAAATAATTGATGCTCTGGAAGGGAAGAATTTTCCTCAGTTAAAGTTCTGGATTGATGAAGAAAACGAAAAAAAGTGCGAAAAGACGTTTGGGAAGAACGTCCTATTTACGGATAAGCAAAAGTGGCAAACTAAAAAGATAGTGAAAACATATAACAGTAAGAATCTTGTTGAAGATGATTTTAAACTGTTGAATGATCACTTGCTTGTTCCTGTAGGACCAGTATATCATCACAAGGATGAAAACATTAGAGTTCATGTGTTTTTGGCTATGGCTGGCCTACTTTTCTACAGATACCTGGCATGGGAGACCAAAATGTACGGTTTCTCTTTGAAAAAGCTCATTGAAAAACTGTCTGAGATCAAGATTGCGGTAGTTCAGGAAAAAGAGTCCAAAAAAAGCAAAATTATTGTGGAAGAAATGGACACAAAACAAGCATCGTTATTTTCTTTTCTAAACATGGAAAAATACCTGCCATATTAA
- a CDS encoding ATP-binding protein — translation MDLMQLSAQNPWWRNPAAIRDDAKLKKLDESLMKWSPGLLSELKFDRDRIYTLRGPRQVGKTTLVKLIIRELLEKIEYFQSVFYFTCDLVADEKELFEGLDLYLKWAAAFRLERKYIFLDEISSVRDWEKGLKYLVDTGALNNTTVVLTGSHSIDIKSSIERLPGRRGEGEGTLDKIFFPMKFSEYAETLNSDLKQFMEANRLVEAEKRKEILSNLSEGRADPLLNMLLLYQPELDRLFDQYLLTGGIPRAVNEFFSKNKIDGSTYEIYIQSLIGDLARWNIPEMPVKQALRSIAGKLTTPVSWRSITDETDIGAHVTVRKYVTALEDSFVLNVLYPLDLPKKTANFKKAKKIYFRDPFIFHALHAWASGLTDYFESANLYLSSPETRSKLVESVFHSHLLRFIYEKYPSDVFSPHDRVFYLKTGGGKKEVDFVLKEKGSILLGIELKYQNRINSSDYRGLTVFERGILVSKDRFDLSGKYVTLPASIFLLLL, via the coding sequence ATGGATTTGATGCAACTCTCGGCTCAGAACCCCTGGTGGAGGAATCCTGCTGCTATCCGGGATGATGCCAAACTGAAAAAACTGGATGAATCGCTCATGAAGTGGAGTCCGGGGCTTCTTTCGGAGCTGAAGTTTGACAGGGACAGGATTTACACTTTGAGGGGGCCGAGGCAGGTTGGAAAGACTACGCTGGTCAAGCTCATAATTCGGGAGCTGCTTGAAAAAATCGAGTATTTCCAGAGCGTTTTTTACTTTACCTGTGACCTTGTGGCTGATGAAAAAGAGCTTTTTGAGGGTCTGGATCTCTACCTTAAGTGGGCGGCAGCTTTCCGGCTGGAGAGAAAATATATTTTCCTGGATGAAATTTCTTCGGTCCGGGACTGGGAAAAGGGACTGAAGTACCTTGTTGATACCGGAGCCCTGAATAATACAACCGTAGTCCTGACAGGGTCTCACTCGATCGATATAAAGAGCAGCATCGAAAGGCTTCCGGGGAGGAGGGGGGAAGGAGAAGGGACTCTGGATAAGATCTTTTTTCCGATGAAGTTTTCCGAATATGCGGAGACCCTTAACTCCGACCTGAAGCAGTTCATGGAAGCAAACAGGCTCGTTGAAGCCGAAAAAAGGAAGGAAATCCTTTCAAACCTGTCCGAAGGCAGAGCTGACCCTCTCTTGAACATGCTCCTCCTCTACCAGCCCGAACTTGATAGGCTCTTTGACCAGTATCTGCTCACCGGAGGGATCCCGAGAGCTGTTAACGAGTTTTTCTCAAAAAACAAAATCGATGGCAGCACCTATGAAATCTATATACAGTCCCTCATAGGCGACCTGGCCCGCTGGAACATTCCGGAGATGCCGGTAAAACAGGCTCTCAGAAGCATAGCCGGAAAGCTTACAACACCCGTTAGCTGGAGGAGTATCACAGATGAAACCGATATCGGAGCTCACGTAACAGTCCGGAAATATGTCACTGCCCTTGAAGACTCTTTTGTCCTTAACGTGCTCTATCCCCTTGACCTTCCAAAAAAGACTGCAAACTTCAAAAAAGCGAAAAAAATCTACTTCCGGGACCCTTTCATCTTCCATGCCCTGCACGCCTGGGCTTCAGGCCTTACTGACTACTTTGAATCTGCAAATCTCTATCTCAGCAGCCCCGAAACCAGAAGCAAACTGGTAGAATCCGTTTTTCATTCCCATTTGCTGCGTTTCATATATGAAAAATATCCGAGCGACGTCTTCTCCCCTCATGACCGCGTCTTCTATTTGAAAACAGGCGGCGGCAAAAAAGAAGTTGATTTTGTCCTGAAAGAAAAGGGAAGCATTCTTCTCGGAATAGAACTGAAATACCAGAACCGGATAAACAGCAGCGATTATCGGGGCCTGACTGTATTTGAAAGAGGAATCCTTGTTTCAAAAGACAGATTTGATCTCAGCGGAAAATATGTTACATTACCAGCTTCCATCTTCCTGCTTCTGCTGTAA